GATAATGATTTTCAAGAAAAGATTATGCGCCAAGGCGATACTTTAGCAACTATCTATTGCCTATTATGCAATAGCGATGATGAAGCAGAAGTTCAAAGTAACCTAGAGGCCTTAGGTATTGAATACTAGGTGGCTGCCATGATCTACACAACAACAGGAGTTAAGAACAACCAACTCAAAGAATGCCCCTCTAATGGTAGTGACTTTGAAACCTTAGCCTATCTTTGTCAAAACAATATCCAACACCTAGAGGGCATTCAATCCCAGCCAGACGGTGGCAAGCCGGTTTCTGATGAGATCAAACTAAATGACTGCCTTTACTTCTTTAGTGGCCAAATCCAAGGCTCAAAGCGTTCTGACAGCCAGACCCTTAGCAAGTCACTCATTACCCTAGACATTGAACCTAGGGCCAACGCTGACCCTAATAGCCCTTTTAAATATGAGCCATTGGACTATGAAGAAGCCGTTCAGAAGCTTTTAAAAGAGCTTGAGGGGCTAAGGTATATCATCTATCCAACGATCAATAGCCAGCCCCAGCATGCCAGAATAAGGGTTATTTTAGAGCCTGACCAGCCTATGACTAAGCGAGAATGTAAAGCGACAACTCAGGCGCTTATTGACCACTTGGAAAAGTTAGGTTTACCCATTGACCCAAGTAGTGGCGACTTTAGCCGTCTAATGGGTATGCCAGTAGACAACGGCCTAGACGGTGATTATAAGGTAATTACCCATCTTAGTGGTGCGAAAGTGCCTGTAAATCGTCCTGAGCAACAAGCTAATTTTGAAATTAAAAGGACTTATAGCCCCTATGAGAACGGCCGCTATATTGGCAAAGTGCCCCGGCTATTACAGGAAGTTTATTCCGGAATTTCTCAAGGTGGCCGCAATAACTTTTTCACTAAGGCCTTTGGAACGCTTTTAAAGGCCAATGTTAGCCCAGAATATTGTATTTCTATTTGTCAAGATTGGAATCAGCGCTTCACTCAACCGCCCCTATCTGATCAAGAATTGGTTGGTGTAATGAAAAGCGTTTTATCACGAGAAGAACGAAAGCGAGGTGAACCAGTAAATGACTAATGAATTTGATGAAGTGCTTAGACGTGCCAGAAACCTAACCAATCCCCCTAAGGAAAAAGCCCCCAGAACCATGGAAGAGATCCGTTCAGCACTCGAGGCCGCAGGGGCTAAATGGCATGCTGAACACCAAAAAGAAAACAAAAGCGCCCCCTTTTTACATGAGGGAACAGGGGCAGAACTTTTTATGCAACATGTCCATTGTATTTTGATAGGTAATGACCGGGATAGGGCCATGCTGGCTTATTATGACCCAGAACAAGGCCTTTATATTTCAAGTCAGAATGAAATGAGCGGGCTAATTAATTGCTTGGAAGAATATAAATATAAGCATTGGATCGAGGTTATACGGCAATTAAGAATCAGAGTGCCCCTCAAAGAGCCTTTTTCTAGTCGTGACCTAATCCCAGTGAACAATGGCATTTACTCACTCAAGGAACATAAGTTACTACCCTTTAGCCCTAAGTATGCCATTACCAGCAAAATCGCCACTAACTACAATCCCTTGGCCACTAAGCCTATTATCAATGGCTTTGACTTTGATAAGTGGCTAAAGGCTATTGCTTGTGGTGATGAAGAAGTCGTTACTTTGCTATGGCAGGTTATCAATGAAGCCCTGAACCCTAACCATACACGGAATAAAATCGGTTTTTTAATCGGTAATGGGAATAGTGGTAAAGGAACGTTTCAGCAACTATTAATCAATCTTATTGGCAAAAAGAATGTTAGTGCTTTAAAACCGCCTGATTTTGGCAGTCAATTTGGGAAAGAGGCACTAATAGGGAAAGTCTGCAACATAGGGGATGATATCTCTAATAAATATGTCGATAGTATCTCAGATCTTATGAGTCTAGCCACCGGAGATCCCATTATGATAGAGGAAAAAAGGAAGCCCATTTTTATGGCTACCCTTAAAATATTTTGCTTATTTAGCGGTAACGGCATGCCTAACGTCCGCAATAAGTCTACAGGCTGGTACAGACGGTTACTATTGATCCCCTTTAATGCTGACTTTAACGGGGAAAAGAACGATCCCAATATTAAAGAAGTCTACCTAAAAGACAAGGCTGTTTTAGAATACGTCCTAAAAAAGGCCATTGAGTTGGATTTCACCCACTTTATCGAGCCAGAATCGGTTAAGAAAGAAATCGCTAAGTACCGCCGAGCTAATGACTTTATAGAGGGATACATTAATGATGAGTATATCCCTAATGGCTATCATGAGTTGGGGAAAGTGCCAAACAATTTTATTAAGCATGATTTAACGGTCTATAAAGAGGAGATGGGGAACTATAGCCCCTTGCCCTATGGCTTTTGGACTAAGTTTATTGAGATCTTGGAACGGTTGACGGGTAATAAGTATAAATTGGCCAAACAGAGAATTAATGTTTCTGAATCGGAAAATATGCCAGAGGAAATCCAACCCTATGCCAAGGGCCGCAATCCAATAAGAATTATTCTCAAGCATGAATAATGTCCCGCTTTGTCCCGTATTGACCCGCTTGAGGCGGGACCCTAGAAACAGCGATATATCAACAATCTAACATATATGTCCCCTATGTCCCGCTTCTTTTTAAGTATAACTATAGTAATAAATAATATATATATATATAACAAGTTGGCAAGAACCGGGACATTTTTTTGGAATAGGCCTAAAGCCTTTGCTATCAAGGGATTTGGGAGCAATTTTTCCCTAAAAACAACCGGGACAAGACTGGGGACACAACCCCCTAAATAGATCATTAACAATGATTAAAGACAAAAGGAGACCTAAAAATGGATGTTTTAGAAATAAAAGATGAATATATCAAGAAGCGAATGAAGCAATTACTTAACCGCCCCCAAGGAGACGGGGCTTATATGTTGGCAGAACAAGAATTCAATCTGATTATGACCATGCAAGGGATCATTTATTACATTGAGGGAGATATTACCAAGGATCAGTTGGAACTAATCAATGATCAAAACGGAATCGACAAACAAGGTTATGAACTCATGCGAGAAGTTGGCATTATTGAATTTTAAGGGGAAATAAATGGACTCACCAGAAAAGAAAAAGCAATTTACAACAATCAGACAAAGCC
The nucleotide sequence above comes from Aerococcus urinae. Encoded proteins:
- a CDS encoding DNA primase family protein, with translation MTNEFDEVLRRARNLTNPPKEKAPRTMEEIRSALEAAGAKWHAEHQKENKSAPFLHEGTGAELFMQHVHCILIGNDRDRAMLAYYDPEQGLYISSQNEMSGLINCLEEYKYKHWIEVIRQLRIRVPLKEPFSSRDLIPVNNGIYSLKEHKLLPFSPKYAITSKIATNYNPLATKPIINGFDFDKWLKAIACGDEEVVTLLWQVINEALNPNHTRNKIGFLIGNGNSGKGTFQQLLINLIGKKNVSALKPPDFGSQFGKEALIGKVCNIGDDISNKYVDSISDLMSLATGDPIMIEEKRKPIFMATLKIFCLFSGNGMPNVRNKSTGWYRRLLLIPFNADFNGEKNDPNIKEVYLKDKAVLEYVLKKAIELDFTHFIEPESVKKEIAKYRRANDFIEGYINDEYIPNGYHELGKVPNNFIKHDLTVYKEEMGNYSPLPYGFWTKFIEILERLTGNKYKLAKQRINVSESENMPEEIQPYAKGRNPIRIILKHE
- a CDS encoding primase alpha helix C-terminal domain-containing protein encodes the protein MIYTTTGVKNNQLKECPSNGSDFETLAYLCQNNIQHLEGIQSQPDGGKPVSDEIKLNDCLYFFSGQIQGSKRSDSQTLSKSLITLDIEPRANADPNSPFKYEPLDYEEAVQKLLKELEGLRYIIYPTINSQPQHARIRVILEPDQPMTKRECKATTQALIDHLEKLGLPIDPSSGDFSRLMGMPVDNGLDGDYKVITHLSGAKVPVNRPEQQANFEIKRTYSPYENGRYIGKVPRLLQEVYSGISQGGRNNFFTKAFGTLLKANVSPEYCISICQDWNQRFTQPPLSDQELVGVMKSVLSREERKRGEPVND